In Chloracidobacterium sp., the following proteins share a genomic window:
- a CDS encoding DUF2958 domain-containing protein: MQELLTKELKERLPGFREQENSEDPIVYAVYFFPCSGWTWFVTKGQPEANDFIFFGFVIGFESEWGYFALSELEELDIHGLRIERVEDFIPTPLSELKKQAAGM, translated from the coding sequence ATGCAGGAACTGCTTACTAAAGAACTGAAAGAGCGATTGCCCGGGTTCAGAGAGCAGGAGAACTCCGAAGATCCGATAGTTTATGCCGTGTACTTCTTCCCATGTAGCGGCTGGACATGGTTTGTTACCAAAGGGCAGCCGGAAGCAAACGATTTTATTTTCTTCGGATTCGTTATCGGTTTTGAATCCGAATGGGGGTATTTCGCGTTGAGCGAACTCGAAGAACTGGATATTCACGGCCTCAGGATCGAACGAGTTGAGGACTTTATCCCGACTCCGTTAAGCGAACTGAAAAAACAAGCGGCGGGCATGTGA
- a CDS encoding ABC transporter ATP-binding protein — protein MVDLEVRNLRVQLKKKIIIQNLGFQVSSGVLAILGPNGVGKSTLLRTMIGFLNPIDGDVLISQRSVFETPHIERAKTIALVPQEHHPAFSYSVEDLILMGRTPYLRALGFPSKDDRAIAESVMERLQIIDLRYRNYTTLSGGERRLVLLGLALCQQSKIILLDEPTIFLDIRNTYRVLSLIVDIAAKQNALVVITTHDINHVTECADQVLMMFDENQYAFGAVAELVTKANLKRLYNMDFEIVVRQDGRRFVMPQSG, from the coding sequence ATGGTAGACCTCGAAGTTCGAAATCTACGCGTTCAGCTTAAAAAGAAGATCATCATCCAGAATCTTGGATTCCAAGTGAGCAGCGGGGTCCTCGCTATTCTCGGCCCCAATGGAGTCGGGAAGTCCACATTGTTAAGAACGATGATTGGCTTCCTAAACCCGATAGACGGAGACGTTCTTATTTCCCAAAGGTCCGTATTCGAAACACCTCATATCGAACGGGCTAAGACGATAGCGCTGGTTCCACAGGAGCACCATCCGGCCTTTTCTTATTCCGTCGAAGACTTGATATTGATGGGTCGAACCCCCTACCTTCGAGCGCTCGGCTTCCCTTCGAAAGACGATAGAGCTATCGCCGAATCCGTAATGGAGCGGTTACAGATCATAGACCTGCGGTATAGGAACTATACAACACTAAGTGGAGGCGAGCGTAGATTGGTTCTGCTCGGTCTGGCACTATGTCAGCAATCGAAAATTATCCTTCTGGATGAACCGACGATATTTTTGGATATCAGGAACACGTACCGGGTTTTATCATTGATTGTTGACATCGCAGCTAAACAGAACGCACTCGTGGTGATCACGACCCACGACATTAATCATGTGACGGAGTGTGCTGATCAGGTTTTGATGATGTTCGATGAGAACCAATACGCTTTTGGGGCCGTAGCCGAATTAGTAACCAAGGCCAACCTTAAACGGCTATACAATATGGATTTTGAGATTGTTGTCAGACAAGACGGAAGGCGATTTGTAATGCCTCAGTCCGGTTGA
- a CDS encoding DUF2997 domain-containing protein: MPEIEFTIDTDTGKCDTEIKGVHGPACEKTAQQLKQVLGSPSKDTKTKEYYVRPQQKRRIEAK; this comes from the coding sequence ATGCCCGAAATCGAATTCACTATCGACACCGACACCGGAAAGTGTGACACCGAGATCAAAGGTGTTCACGGACCGGCTTGCGAAAAGACTGCACAGCAACTGAAACAGGTTCTGGGAAGCCCATCAAAAGACACAAAAACTAAAGAGTATTACGTTAGGCCGCAGCAAAAGCGGCGAATCGAGGCGAAATGA
- a CDS encoding DUF1257 domain-containing protein produces MSKYMTFDSQAFESADLLIEALSDLGFTEVARGQGLVLEGWDRRDKRTADIVIRRSGVKDKRLLGDIGFQKTASGYVAVIDDMDLNYKLGRDWITKLQTSYHEAAARKMAKKLGGTLTRELIGKTVKIRVKF; encoded by the coding sequence ATGAGCAAATACATGACATTCGATTCGCAAGCCTTTGAGAGCGCTGATCTTCTGATCGAGGCACTTTCCGATCTTGGTTTTACCGAAGTTGCTCGTGGACAGGGCCTTGTACTTGAAGGCTGGGACAGACGCGATAAGCGTACCGCCGACATCGTTATTCGTCGTTCAGGTGTGAAGGACAAGCGACTTTTGGGCGACATCGGTTTTCAAAAAACTGCATCGGGATATGTCGCGGTCATCGACGACATGGATCTCAATTACAAGCTTGGACGCGATTGGATAACCAAACTCCAAACAAGCTACCACGAGGCCGCAGCACGGAAAATGGCAAAGAAACTCGGCGGCACTCTCACCCGTGAGTTGATCGGCAAAACAGTCAAGATCAGAGTCAAATTCTAG
- a CDS encoding ABC transporter substrate-binding protein has protein sequence MNTRNARRLPRTFFFLFTLIWLSLSCRQEQPKQSLQINDYFGRSVSLSAPAERIIPTYYVEAEILCALGMKSKIVGIGFIHNDSKSPQSYILNKFMPETYLLPQIGRGKDINIERVIGLKPDLIICENQQENIRNLEDLGFTTIALFPRRLADVFAEIRALGHLTGADDRSRKLEGHLRQAVEKVRQRTDGFPDEKLRKLYYVRSDLLTTVNDPGHNEIFRICGGKNVADVDFSPYSVTISLENLLQWNPATIIIRDRSPLTPADILQDSRLSDLDAVKNNQVFKEHSGWIEFRMEAVFGIIEKAKWLHPDIFRDLDASEEFEDFENLIREFNE, from the coding sequence ATGAACACACGAAATGCACGGAGACTCCCCCGCACTTTTTTCTTCTTATTCACCCTCATCTGGTTATCTCTATCATGCCGTCAGGAACAACCAAAACAGTCCTTACAGATCAATGATTACTTTGGTCGCTCAGTATCACTCAGCGCACCTGCCGAACGGATTATTCCGACATACTATGTCGAAGCCGAAATACTCTGCGCTTTAGGCATGAAAAGCAAAATTGTTGGAATAGGCTTCATTCACAACGATTCAAAGTCTCCACAATCTTATATTCTGAATAAGTTCATGCCTGAGACTTATTTGCTTCCGCAGATCGGTCGGGGTAAGGATATTAACATTGAGAGGGTGATCGGCTTAAAGCCGGATCTGATTATTTGTGAAAATCAACAAGAAAATATTCGAAATTTAGAAGATCTTGGCTTTACGACCATTGCACTCTTTCCAAGAAGACTAGCCGATGTATTTGCCGAAATAAGAGCCTTAGGTCACCTAACCGGAGCCGACGACCGCTCCCGAAAACTGGAAGGACATCTAAGGCAAGCTGTCGAAAAGGTACGACAACGCACCGATGGGTTTCCAGACGAAAAACTGCGCAAGCTGTACTATGTGCGCTCAGATCTTCTGACAACGGTAAATGACCCCGGGCACAATGAGATTTTCCGAATATGCGGGGGAAAGAACGTAGCTGATGTTGACTTTAGTCCCTATTCGGTGACCATTTCGCTTGAAAACCTCCTTCAATGGAATCCGGCCACGATAATTATCAGAGATAGGTCGCCACTTACCCCAGCAGATATTTTGCAGGACAGTCGACTCAGCGATCTGGACGCGGTCAAGAACAACCAGGTCTTCAAAGAACACTCCGGTTGGATTGAATTCCGAATGGAGGCAGTTTTCGGGATAATCGAGAAAGCGAAATGGCTCCATCCCGATATTTTTCGCGACTTGGATGCTTCTGAAGAATTTGAAGATTTTGAGAACCTAATCCGTGAGTTCAATGAATGA
- a CDS encoding AAA family ATPase translates to MTQQETDADSIGTFLNELDIRIRARYPLIAINTYEEDRVKDALLDLVFQERHKEKPLFFWSRPTGLQRIVDPKEGLLQPPTPVLDTEDPEGVLGYISEQKTGIFLLCDYAPYISPFGQEDALLVRRLREIAWKLKSTKATVLFAGPNFPELKTLEKEVTQIELGLPKETEIDDSIELQLDNLRANGLDISLTKDTQDALLQSLLGLTAGEISNVIAKAVISCNGLNQESINVILEEKKNVIRGSGSLTYVHPEPASNLGGYKSLRAILERAAYTFSPRAKARHVEPCKGILLVGLPGCGKDLCKRVASSITNRALLDLDFGSIMGEGGGVIGSSAMSIKRALSIAGTIKGILGISEFEKAVSGMKSSNKTDGGETARTISYLLNWMQDNKDVLVFATANDVRELESEQFRIGRFSYIHFVDLPGSEDREEIFKVHLRKRHLDPERFDIDQLVEKSNDFSGSEIEETVKDGVLEAFIDGDREAETRDILKAAEKLTPTAQMMSEKIEEIRKWARNNIKGVSAKPEGSQLTGQHSNRIYEF, encoded by the coding sequence ATGACGCAGCAAGAAACCGATGCGGACAGCATCGGCACATTCCTAAACGAGCTCGATATCAGGATTCGGGCAAGATATCCGCTTATCGCGATCAACACCTATGAGGAAGATCGAGTGAAAGACGCACTTCTTGATCTCGTCTTTCAGGAGAGGCACAAGGAAAAGCCACTTTTCTTCTGGAGCCGTCCTACTGGACTGCAAAGGATCGTCGATCCGAAGGAGGGGCTGCTTCAGCCCCCTACTCCGGTTCTTGACACGGAGGATCCCGAAGGCGTGCTCGGATACATAAGCGAACAGAAAACGGGCATCTTTCTGCTTTGTGACTATGCACCATACATCTCTCCGTTCGGTCAGGAAGATGCTTTGCTGGTCCGGCGGCTTAGGGAGATCGCATGGAAGCTCAAATCAACCAAGGCGACTGTCCTGTTTGCCGGTCCGAACTTTCCAGAGTTAAAAACACTCGAAAAAGAAGTGACTCAGATCGAGCTTGGGCTTCCAAAGGAAACCGAGATCGACGATTCGATAGAACTCCAGCTCGACAATCTTAGGGCGAACGGGCTTGATATCAGTCTTACAAAAGATACGCAGGACGCTTTGCTTCAATCCCTTCTGGGACTTACCGCAGGCGAGATCAGCAATGTGATCGCTAAGGCGGTTATCAGCTGCAACGGTCTCAATCAGGAATCTATCAACGTAATTCTTGAGGAAAAGAAGAATGTAATTCGCGGCAGCGGTTCGTTGACCTATGTTCATCCGGAACCGGCCAGCAATCTTGGTGGTTACAAATCTCTAAGGGCGATACTCGAACGTGCTGCATACACGTTCAGTCCTAGAGCTAAAGCTCGTCATGTAGAACCTTGCAAGGGTATTTTGCTTGTGGGCTTGCCCGGCTGCGGCAAGGACCTCTGTAAACGTGTGGCATCGAGCATTACCAATCGTGCTCTGCTTGACCTGGATTTCGGCTCAATCATGGGCGAAGGCGGCGGTGTTATCGGTTCGTCCGCGATGTCGATCAAACGAGCCCTTTCAATAGCCGGAACGATCAAGGGCATTCTCGGGATCAGTGAGTTTGAAAAAGCTGTGTCAGGCATGAAGTCCTCCAACAAGACCGATGGCGGCGAGACGGCACGAACGATCTCGTATCTTCTCAACTGGATGCAGGACAACAAGGACGTTCTGGTCTTTGCGACCGCAAATGACGTCCGCGAACTCGAATCAGAACAGTTCAGGATCGGCAGGTTCTCATACATCCACTTTGTCGATCTTCCGGGGAGTGAAGACCGAGAGGAGATATTCAAAGTTCATCTGAGAAAACGCCATCTTGATCCTGAGAGGTTCGATATCGACCAGCTTGTCGAAAAAAGCAATGACTTCTCAGGTTCCGAGATAGAGGAAACGGTAAAGGACGGCGTTCTCGAAGCGTTTATCGACGGCGACCGCGAAGCCGAGACTCGCGACATTCTCAAAGCTGCCGAAAAGCTCACCCCGACAGCCCAAATGATGAGCGAGAAGATTGAAGAGATTCGCAAATGGGCGAGAAACAACATAAAAGGCGTTTCCGCAAAACCTGAAGGCTCGCAGCTTACTGGACAACACTCCAATCGCATTTACGAATTCTAA
- a CDS encoding ThiF family adenylyltransferase translates to MLIVDPDVVESGNIPRSNFCAAEIGRYKAQTLAERITLAWGMEIEYSCEAFDVEKHMRRSMRDYRSLTVIVGCVDNHLARRDIHGAIDEFKTYGSSDAPGTWWIDAGNGRMSGQVLLGSNTRRLKPQQYFAGTSICRSLPAPSLVHPDLLEPETKVTFETNEALSCPDRIRLGEQSLNINQRVAVEIAEMLSAMFLTRSLKRFASYFDLESGTSRSLYCTPAQVASAIHR, encoded by the coding sequence ATGTTGATAGTTGATCCCGATGTCGTCGAGAGCGGCAACATACCGCGAAGCAACTTCTGCGCCGCTGAGATCGGTCGATACAAGGCCCAGACTCTTGCAGAAAGAATCACTCTGGCTTGGGGAATGGAAATCGAGTATTCCTGTGAAGCGTTTGATGTCGAAAAGCACATGCGTCGGTCAATGCGAGATTATCGCAGCCTCACCGTAATTGTCGGGTGCGTTGACAATCACTTGGCAAGGCGTGATATTCACGGCGCTATCGACGAGTTCAAAACCTATGGCTCATCAGACGCACCCGGTACCTGGTGGATAGATGCCGGAAACGGCAGAATGTCCGGACAGGTTCTTCTCGGTTCAAATACAAGACGGTTAAAGCCTCAGCAGTATTTTGCGGGGACAAGTATCTGCCGCTCGCTCCCGGCTCCGTCGCTTGTGCATCCTGATCTTCTTGAACCTGAGACAAAGGTAACTTTTGAAACGAACGAAGCTCTTTCCTGTCCGGATCGAATAAGGCTCGGGGAGCAAAGTCTCAACATCAATCAGCGTGTAGCAGTCGAAATCGCTGAAATGCTGTCGGCAATGTTCCTGACAAGGTCGCTTAAGCGATTTGCATCTTACTTCGATCTCGAAAGCGGGACTTCACGCTCGCTTTACTGCACTCCGGCACAGGTTGCGTCCGCGATTCACAGGTAG